ACATATGTTGTAAAactagctaaaaaaaaaaaaacgaagaaggcttgaaaacgtttgcaattccgtgttgacagagattctgacatatttcGACAATCatatttataggctttttgtgtcaaatggatgtccagttgtCAGCTGCTTTTGTTTAattgtgaaattgcagtcgagtaagcgaatttactacgctTTAGGTTGACTTGTTAATTAGTaacatttttgctattgttctgAAGTaaagagagagggagtaaagattgtcagtcaaacggaaaatgccgtgaaagagattactgtatATATAACTTTCATTTAaatagttgttgattaaaattgttggatATTGTTTGCAGGGTTTGTTTgtttaagcctcatttacattGGCAAGTTTCACTTGAAAAGTGCATTTGCCAAgcaaaacttgccgactgtacacactgaGAAGTTCTCCTTGACAAGTGTTTCCTTGACAAGGTTTCCTTagtagtttaaaattaaaatatgtaaataagtgcacttgacaagtaatataCACTAGTAAATAacgtccttgacaagtttttccttgacaagtcagtccttgttcaaaaactagcaaaaACAAGGGCACTTGTTAcggaaaaacttgtcatatttttccatttacgctatcaaggaaaacttgtcaaggaaaaagttGTCAGAGTAAATGAGGCTTTACTGCATGCTGTTGGCTCATAATcaggtgtttgatctgtttgatcactgtaaactgtacacactaaggatgattaattttgtactttatccATGCAGAAGCATAACTATTTCCGTAAACACTATACGCTCTTtcttttataagaacctttttgataagaacgttgaggctgagattaaccaaaattataagaacttattaagaacattcctcaggctgaaggccctgttacactgtgaaatgtttcgtgcaacttgtctcgcaatgttttggcgacattgtggcggaaCAAGtggcacgaaacatttcacagtgtaacagcgccttgaGACTGAGTCGGATCGagaaatttttttattttggtgtttgtattttaaatgaaagcatgaaataaCGGAAAAGAAATGTAGATTAACACAAATACTTATGGACATGTTAAGTATAATATAACGATGATTTTCTTCAGGGGCAAATCCAGTGGGGGGTTTCAGAACCATTCCCCTCCATTAAGTATGATTTAGTAGAGAGCTTTAGCCACGACGACGGAAACAGCAACGAgtacgtcatctcaaaacataaattccgGTTATTGTTatcacttcgagactattccaaACTTTTTAACCTGACAATGGTGTGGCAATCCCTCAAGAATAAAACCGATATTAGAGTCAAGCttaatttaggagagaaaatgaaaattatatcTCCAATTGGCGACTTCTTCCTtagaacctcaaatttggctatttcacgttattgttttgctgacgacggcaaagaattggacaaaaatgaaaaacgcaaatgcagggcgtgcaaagctattgtttttgcccacgaaatatgcaaatttgtaactttCTCGTTCCCGTCGCCGTTATCGTTACTAATTCCATCTCATATTTAACGCTCGCTCATGGCATAATTGCTCTGAGCAATTTGCGCGGGATTtgcgccgcttcgcggctcggtaaatatccaccaccgtagccacctccacttcggtgaatagttgttaattattatatcaggttcaattttttttcagagcTTATTATGGAATACAGTTTTGATAATCATTACTTTATTCTTGGCTGACTGAATATGTCCCATACTAcgtttcggcattgtcgcgaacgctcttacactttcttttggacaacctttctcgaaacagctgtatgaATGGAAAGTAATTTTCGCACttaaggtcgtgttctattgggatcaaccgtttttattTGGTTGGGTTAGTTGGGTTTTTAGTGTTCTATTCggaaaaaaaaccgttttcggttggtttggttgatcaactttttcaaccggcatcaaactaggttgaaaaagcattggcagcgaccgctgtcgtttacgcgggcTCCTTCCGTGTTGCTTTCCTCTACTTGTCAACGCTGAAAAGTCTGGTAAGGAATATTAATATTCTCAGGAGTTagcgcgtttcaaccgaaaatggtttgaaaagtgttctattgggaaacctcgAGTGCTTCAACCTAAACCGCGCCGGTTacggttgaaacggttgatcccaatagaacacgaccttatactcgctttgaagaggaggctggtgtgaactcggaaatggcctactgACTGATGTTCTGAAGATTCATGTGATACTTCGATAGtcattttgtgaatttttaaTTCtgcatttaaattttattcagatTTGAGGTAAGGGATagggaaaaactgacttttgcATTGACAACGAAGGCCGATTACCACTAAAGTCTGTTATCtacaatgtaatttttttatccagaaaataagaacctatttaagaaTTTTTGTATAACATTTATGTAAGAACCTGTTCAAGCTAAATTTTCAAATAGAAGCTTCTTACTCGCAGGGTTTTACTGTATGACAAACAGAAGCCCACCGTTTGATATTTCACATGAGCGAAATTTTATGCGAGGAAATTCTTTTTTGTAAACTAGGAGTGGTCAGTTGGTCGACGTGGTACAATTAACTATATTAAAATCACTGTGAATGTGACAAGCACTTGCAGAGGTAAAGCATCTTCGCCAACAATTATGTCATGCAACAACTCCATGCTTCTTTTCCTGGCTGGTTCAATTAGTTTCTTCATTGACTTATGTTATACTCAACAATGTAGGACACGACATCTTTTTAATGGCCTGAAGAGAAGCAAAACAGTGTTTTGTGCATTGCACTTGAAACATTTTGTCGTATTTCTCTATATCGCCAACAGTACAGGATGGGGTTTAGCGATGAATTAAGAAAAATGAGGAAAATTGCGGTTTGACGATACACGCCGAGTGCAAAACTACTGTTGACCAGCGAGATTATGCTTACAAAAACGACAGGAAGATAAcagacaagaaaaacaacataaaCGATGAAAGTATCtaaagcgtttttctgttgtcgtAGAAGGCCCGCTCTCACTGAATGATCACTTGTTTGTTGAAGCTCGCAGCGAATTTGGATCCTATGGTGCCTCACAACTTTGTAAATTCTTGCATATGCGCAAGACGTAAAAAGGACTGCAATGCATGCCATAACAATATTTACTATCTCAGAGTGTTTTGGAAATGAAATGACTGTGAATGCAGCAGCGATGCTTATCACCCACAATAACACCAAAAGTACTGCAACTCGCCTTGTCGTGACAAGTTCATGATATCGCAAATGGAGGATAACCCAAAGCAATCTGTCCACAGTGATAGCTGTAATAGTAAGTAGCGATGCACAAGCGAggaagaaagtaaagaaaaaatagacagATAAAATTATTGGGCAGAAGAATTCCAAGTTGTTATTTCCATTTACTTTCATGATTAAAATAACTGTCGTTATAGCAGAATTCCAAAGTTGAGCGAACAATCCAACCGCCAGATCTGAAAAAGCAAGACTGCAGAATAACGTCTTTAAATTTGTTGGAATCGACGAGGCCTTCAACAGAGCTCGGATTATGAGAATATTTCCAACGACTGCTACGAGGGAGAAAACTAAGTTTAAAGCACAAATTGCGATCATGAATGCTCTGTGATGATAAACAAGGTGCAATCTTATCTCCAAATAGTGCTCACAAAACTCCGAAACGGTCAACATGTTCATGATATATATTCTCAAATCTGCGAAACGTCTtcgtgttttgaagaggccctGACAATTTTACGGCACATTCAATGACAATTTTTCATGATTTCGCTTAATCACAGAACCACTGATTATCAGGGTGAGTTTACTTGGAGGTAGTTGTTACATCAATTCCGGCAACCTTATTCCATCGAAGGTTGCAGGTGTTAATCATTGTAAAAACCGTGCATGTTGCTTTCAGCAGCTATCTCCATACGTAATTAATTGGAACTTGGGATCTTCCTGTGTAATTTCCTTAGGGAATACCAATTTACTCTCAATGATGTCGTACCATGCACGACTTTTTCGTTGACGTCAAGTCAGTTTTAGCTCTGCAAATGTTAAAGATTGGAAAGCACAAGGGAATCCTTGAAGGAAAATCACCCGATTGTTTGACTGCTTCTCTTATTTTAGTCTCTGTGTTTCTTCCTTTATCGCCATAAAATTGCTGTAAGCGTGTCAAGGCAAGGGCAGTCTTTTTGCGGgattaaaaatcaacaaaacaaatgttACCATTTGTTAGCGCCCCATTTGGAACCGCCGACTCGGCATGGATGCAAGGAACTCGCACACAGCCCATCCAAGTTGAAGTGTTTCCAGAGCGTGCCCCATTAATTAAGCACCTGAATATCAAATGCAAATATGAAACCTGTCATCGCTTTTTTCGACGATCATTGGACAAGGTTCACTTGGGAGTACATGTAATACGAGGAATCATGAAGATCGGTGGAGTCATCAGCCTCGGCCCTCTAGCAGGCCGGAAAACAACCTCCGCCGTCTATATAATTAATCATGAATGAAATAAGCGTATATACTTGATCCCGCTCTTcagatacttaacaattattccatgtgCGCGCGTCGGATATACACTATACAACACGCGCGAATGgaacaattgttttatttaattttcattACATTCTGAGCTGTTTTAATTACAGAACGACAGGATGTTGTCTCAGTTTTTAGAAAACGACCGACGCAATCGGTTTCCATATAGGGTCATTAGGATAGGATAggaggataggataggataactttatttagacacAGTAAACTCATCAGTCGCAACTATAAAAAGCTAATTAATTACcagaattattacaaattatacaACGACTACAGCTACATTattcaaaattgttctaagtaatcaataaatataactataatattaaatgacaaaataaaaacctgCTTTACATGAGTGCCGTGTATAGAATTGTAGATTAACTTGATGAACAGAAACGCTCGCAGCCAGCCCGGAACGCTCTAAGGGAGTCAGCCTGCCTCAATTCGATTGgtaaattattccaaagaactgctccagtgtagctgaagctatttttcaTATAGTTTGTGTGTGGCTGTGGGATAGCTAGTTTG
The sequence above is a segment of the Montipora foliosa isolate CH-2021 chromosome 2, ASM3666993v2, whole genome shotgun sequence genome. Coding sequences within it:
- the LOC137990999 gene encoding adrenocorticotropic hormone receptor-like, with product MNMLTVSEFCEHYLEIRLHLVYHHRAFMIAICALNLVFSLVAVVGNILIIRALLKASSIPTNLKTLFCSLAFSDLAVGLFAQLWNSAITTVILIMKVNGNNNLEFFCPIILSVYFFFTFFLACASLLTITAITVDRLLWVILHLRYHELVTTRRVAVLLVLLWVISIAAAFTVISFPKHSEIVNIVMACIAVLFTSCAYARIYKVVRHHRIQIRCELQQTSDHSVRAGLLRQQKNALDTFIVYVVFLVCYLPVVFVSIISLVNSSFALGVYRQTAIFLIFLNSSLNPILYCWRYREIRQNVSSAMHKTLFCFSSGH